A region from the Bdellovibrio bacteriovorus genome encodes:
- a CDS encoding YceI family protein, with amino-acid sequence MRVLLFSFLATTLFSATSFAEKFELDKSHTDVSFRAPHLMVSKVKGRFEKFEGTFDFDEKTQKLENVFVKVYTDSLNTNEKDRDKHLRTADFFDVKKYPEMTFKGNKVDYDNGKPDKIHGDLTIRGITKPATFDIDYKGAVNDPWGNRVISFEAEAKVNRKDFGLNWNKAMDKGGWVVGDDIEIEIDGEAKVAKPAAPAKK; translated from the coding sequence ATGCGCGTTCTACTTTTTTCATTTCTAGCCACTACTCTTTTTTCTGCAACATCATTTGCCGAGAAGTTTGAGCTTGATAAGTCTCACACGGATGTCAGCTTCAGGGCACCTCACTTGATGGTTTCCAAAGTCAAAGGCCGTTTCGAAAAATTCGAAGGTACTTTCGACTTCGACGAAAAAACTCAAAAATTGGAAAACGTGTTCGTCAAAGTTTACACAGACTCTTTGAACACGAATGAGAAAGACCGCGACAAGCACTTACGCACGGCGGATTTCTTCGACGTTAAAAAATATCCAGAGATGACCTTCAAGGGAAACAAAGTTGATTACGACAATGGCAAGCCCGATAAAATTCATGGCGACCTGACTATTCGTGGTATCACGAAGCCGGCGACCTTCGACATCGACTACAAAGGCGCGGTCAACGATCCATGGGGAAATCGTGTCATTTCTTTCGAGGCTGAAGCTAAAGTAAATCGCAAAGACTTCGGTTTGAACTGGAATAAAGCGATGGACAAAGGCGGCTGGGTTGTCGGCGACGACATCGAAATCGAAATTGATGGCGAAGCCAAAGTAGCAAAACCTGCAGCTCCGGCAAAAAAATAG
- the bufB gene encoding MNIO family bufferin maturase, which translates to MHPSSRTHKVGLGLRQPHYSYLETRPQTEAAWFEAITENYLNSRGRPLEMLKLIRQDYPVALHGLSMNIGCPEGLRLDYLQKLRELIEHVEPFIVSDHLCWTGSPDQNLHDLLPLPFTEDSIETLVNNIDFVQNFLRRPLILENISTYISYRSNEMNEWDFISEVSRRSGCGLLLDMNNVYVNSYNHGFDPNYFLNHIPLDRVVQVHMSGPTKFEDILFDNHGQEIPEQIWDLFKLMAPKIRHLPILIERDEDIPDFKELEVEVMKAVYILEGSHESERSTEPV; encoded by the coding sequence ATGCATCCCTCATCACGGACACATAAAGTGGGCTTAGGCCTTCGCCAGCCCCATTATTCCTATTTAGAAACCCGTCCTCAAACTGAAGCAGCTTGGTTTGAGGCGATCACAGAAAACTATCTGAATTCACGCGGGCGTCCTTTAGAGATGCTAAAGTTGATTCGTCAGGATTACCCGGTGGCCCTGCACGGACTATCGATGAATATCGGATGCCCTGAAGGATTGCGTCTGGATTATTTGCAAAAACTGCGGGAGCTGATTGAACACGTCGAGCCTTTTATTGTTTCAGATCATCTTTGTTGGACGGGATCTCCGGACCAGAATCTTCATGATCTTCTGCCTCTCCCGTTTACAGAAGACAGCATTGAGACTTTGGTGAACAACATCGATTTCGTACAAAACTTTTTGCGTCGACCGCTAATTCTGGAAAATATTTCCACTTACATCAGCTATCGCAGCAACGAAATGAATGAGTGGGATTTTATTAGTGAAGTCAGCCGTCGCTCGGGTTGTGGGCTTCTGCTGGATATGAACAATGTGTATGTGAATTCCTATAATCACGGCTTTGACCCGAATTATTTCTTAAACCACATTCCTTTGGATCGCGTGGTGCAAGTTCACATGTCCGGTCCGACAAAATTTGAAGACATTCTTTTTGATAATCACGGGCAGGAAATTCCAGAACAAATCTGGGATTTATTCAAACTAATGGCGCCAAAAATTCGCCACTTGCCTATTTTAATTGAACGCGACGAAGACATTCCGGATTTCAAAGAACTTGAAGTCGAAGTGATGAAAGCAGTTTACATCTTGGAGGGCTCTCATGAATCTGAACGAAGCACAGAACCTGTTTAA